The region AACTTAACGCCCAAAACATGAAAGACATCATGAAACAAGCAATAAACATGGTAAAAGATGGTAAAAATGTTTCAATCCTTTCAACTGGCGACCCTGGATTTTCAGGAATTTTAAAGCCAATTTTAAAGTTAAATAGCAATATGGATATTGAAGTTATCCCTGGAGTCAGTTCAGTTCAATTATGTGCTGCAAAACTTAAAATATCGTGGGATGAAGCTAATATAATAACATTACATGGAAAAGGAACATCTAAACATGTTTTAGATGTGATAGGCAATGGAAAGCCCACAATGATACTTCCAGATTTTAAACCTGCTGAATTAGCCCAATTTTTAATCGAAAATGATGTTGATCCAGATAGAAAAGTTACAATTTGCGAGAAACTCAGCTACGATGACGAAAAAGTAGTAGAAACATTATTAAAGAATGTTTTAGAAATGGAATTCAGTTATATGGGTATTATGGTGCTTTACTAGGGTTTTACAACATATTTCATTTTTTTACTAATTCTTCATCTTCCTCGCGCCACATGGGAGAAACAATGCATAAAAACTTTAATTCTTTATTTCCAGTATTTTCTATGTATTGGTTTGAATTTGCAGGAATATAAATTACCTGTCCTGGCTGAACATCTTCAGAATCGTCATCAATATGCATAGTTCCGTTGCCTTCAAGAATATAGTAAATTTCCACTGAGTTTTTGATTTTATGAGCAATTGAAGATTCATCAACATTTAAAATAGCATGAGCAATACTAAAATCAATTTTTAGATCTTCATTGTCACGATCTGGATGCAGTAACTCACAAATGGATGTTTTATCCAGAGCTTGAAAATAATTACAATTTTTAATGTCTCTTATAATCATAAAACCATCTATAATTTTTTATTCCTTCAAAGTTCCAGTTATAACCACGATTTCTTCAAAAAATGCTTTTTGCCTTGCTGTAATTTCAGCTTCAAATCCTAATTCCTCTAATTTAGCAATAGTTTTATCATTATTTGATAATGATGACTGCACCAGCTGAACACGGCCATTTTCTTTTAAATGTTCCTTAACGCCTTCAAGAAATTGATCTATAGTTGCTCTGCCGTTAGTGCCGCCATCCCATGCATCATTTAATTCTTCATCAATCTTTTCTTCTTCATCTGTTGGAAGATAAGGAGTATTAAATAAAATAAGATCGAATTTTTCACCTTCAACTGGTTTGAAAAGATTTCCTTCCCTTAATTCAACATTGTAGGTTCGATTGCTAATGGTATTTTTTAAGGCGCATTTAACTGCATATTTGTTTATATCTGTTGCAACTACCTTTCTTGACTTTTGAGCGCATGTAATTGCTATAAGTCCTGTTCCTGTTCCTATTTCAAGTACTTCATCTCTTCTTTTAATATTAAGATTTTCTGCAAGTAAAAATGTGTCTTCTGCAGGTTCATAGACTTTTGGATGAGTGTAAAATACGTTTCCATTGTGTTTTATCATTTAAATTACCTCTAAATCAGTATATTGGTTCAATCATTTTTGAATCGTTAAATTATATTTACCTTTATTTTCAGAGTCTGCCACGATTTTAATTTTATCTCCAGCTTCTAATCCTTCCCAACGGATAAAATAATGTTCATGGGGGCGATCAGGACCTCTGCATGTGCATGGATATGAATCTACCATAACTTCTTTGGATAATTTTCCATCAATTAGTTCAAAATTATCATTTAAATCTGGAAAAAATGAAAGTTTACCTTTTAGGATAAATATGAAGCCTTCATCAGCTTCTTTTGAAGATATTTTTCTTGAATATGTATTTGAACTCATTAATACCACAATTTTACATTTTACCTTCAAATCCATCGATAGCTGCTGGAAGACAATCAAGAATTGAAGCAAGGCCAGAATGATGTAAATTTAATACTACAGCTCCCACTATTTCTTCACGAGTTGCCCCTTCATTTTTAGCCATCATTGCATGCATCTGTACGCCTTTTACATTCCTATTTGCTGTTTGAATGGCAATATTAATCAGCTGCTTTGTTTTAGCATCCAAACCTTCCAAAGCTTTCTGAGCTTCAACTAGATCATTGAATCTGGCTGCAACTTCCGGACATTCTTTTTGAAATAATTCAAATGGATTTTGGTTCATAATTTCATCTCCAGTTTAAAGAATATATTTTCTTTATTTAAATAGGATAGCAAAATATTTATATAATCATTGTATATTATATACTATGATTATAATCTACTAATGTTATTATTAGAGATTTGAAATAGGAGATATTATAATGGAAAAAAACTTTTATGAATGGTTAGAAGAGCCTGAAGAAATGATAGGATTTTTATTTTGGAAAATTACCTATCTTTGGCAGCGTAAAATGAACAAATCTCTTAAAAAAGCTGATTTAACTCATACACACTTTGCTTTATTATCCGGTGCTGCATGGCTTCAAAAAGAAGGAGAAATAATAACACAGACTAAATTAGCTAATTTTACTCAAACAAATGTCATGGTAACTTCAAAAATCATAAAAATACTGGAAAACAAAAATTTTATTGAAAGAAGAAATGAAGGCGATGATACAAGAGCTAAATATGTATATATAACTGAAAAAGGACTTGAAACTTTAGGTAAAGCTTCAAAAATAACTGAAGAAGTAAATCAAGAATTTTTTGAACCATTGGGTGATGAAAAAGAACATTTTACTCATAACATGTGGACACTTCTGTATTCAAAATTTGATGGAGATGATTTTAAATGAAAAATATATTTGTATTTATTGGCAGTCCACTGAAGGAAAGATCAAATACTTACACTTTGACAAAAATGATGATAGATAAACTTCTAAAGTTGGATAATAGTATTAAATTTGACTTAATAACTGCTAGAGATGTGAATATTCAAGCATGCAAAGGCTGTTGGTCTTGCATGAATCAGGGAACATGCCCATTAGATAAAATAGACGATATGGCATTTTTAAAGCGAAAAATGCTCGATTCTGATTTTATAATTTGGGGATCTCCTGTTTATGCTATGCAAGTATCAGGGCAGATGAAAGTATTTCTAGATAGGCTTGCAAGCTGGTATCATACATTCAGGCTTGCTGGAAAGCCAGGTATAACGGTTTCAACAACTGCAGGCGCTGGTTTAGAGGAAGTACATGAATATTTAAAATTAGTGCTTAATATGGCTGGAGTTAAAGTAGTATCTTCATTGGAAACCTATGGGACACTTCCAGAAACGCTTATTGATCCTGAAAATGCTTTAAAATCAGCCCATAAAATGGTTTATGAAATATATCCTTATTTAACAGGTGAAAAAACTGTTGAAACTGATAAAGGCCTTGAATATTCATTTCAAGTAAATAAAAATAAGGTTATTTATGGTGCTGAAGTACTGAAAGCTGATCATAGGTACTGGAAAGAGAATAAAATGCTGGAAATGAACTCATTTGAAGAACTTTTGAACGAAATTAATTAAAAATGCTTAAATAAAACTTTAATTCCTTAGAAATTTTCATAACATCATCAGGATTTAGCTTTACAACCCTTTCACTCACCATTTTAGGATCTAACTTTGAAACTATCTCTTTTGCAGTCTTTTTATCCACATCAGCAATTTCATGGAAGGAATCAAGCAATGCATTCCTTACTTTTTTCTTTTTATGCTGAAAAAGCGCCCTTGAAGTATGTTTAAAAAATTCATCTACATCTTCTTTTTTATTGGGCACTAATTTAATTACTGCCGATGATATTTTGGGATTAGGGAAGAAAGCGTGCTTTGAAACTTCAAAAAGAATTTCAATATCTGCATAAAAATGTAACATCAATGATAATCTTGAATAATTAGATTCTCCCGGTTTTGCAACCATTCTTTGGGCAAATTCAAGTTGATACATAAGAATTGCATAATCAAAGTTATATTCAAGCAATTTAAAAGTAATAGGGGATGAAATCTTATAGGGGAGATTAGATATAACCTTGTTAAATTCTGGAAAATCCATTTTTACAGCATCAGCAGCTATAACTTCTACATTGGAAATAGCAAGTTCTGTGAGTCTTTTTTCTAAAATAGCTGCTATTTTTGCATCCTGTTCAATTGCAATTACTTTTCCTGCATGTTCTGCAAGAGGAATTGTGAGGGTGCCTATCCCTGCCCCTATTTCTAAAATAGTGTCATTTTTTGATAAATCAGCAGAAGCAGTGATTTTTTGGAGGATATTGGAATCTATCAAGTAATTCTGGCCTTTTCGCTTATTAAGACGTATATCATTCTCTTTTAATATTTTTAGAGTTTCTTTAACCAACATTTAATTACCAAAAATATGAAGTTTTCAAATGAAAATAAAAAAAAATAAGTGTTAGGAAAACTGAAAATAAAATTTTAGTTAGTGTTTTTTTGTAGGAGGCCTTGTAAAGAGCACATATTTACGTTTTCCTGTTTTATCTCCCGTAATTTCAAGTTCTAAGAGTATTCTTTTTGAAATAAGTTTTACAGGGTCTGCAAGCATGGGAACTCTTTGTTTAATATCGTCAAAGCTATCAAATGCTTTTTCTTTCCTTACTTTAATTATATCCCACATATGTTTTTTCCCAATTCCGGGTAAGAGTTCCAGTTGGTGTAATCGGGTTGATATGGGGCCTGCGTCGTTGAAAAATTCTACGAATTTGTCTTCTTTCGCTTTAATGATCTCTTCAATAACATAATTTAGTTCAATTTTAGCTGTTGCTGTAAGATCATCGTAGTTAAGTCTCCTGTTTACACGAGCTATCTCATCTCGCTTGCCTGAACCTATATAAACCTTTTGATGTATCTCTAAAGATACATCCTCTTTGGGAATAAGTTCAAGTAAGGTGAATTCTTCTTTACCTACTGCCTGCGCAACAGGCTTTCTTTTATATGAGGGCATACCTTCTTTAATATAACCTAAAGGAAGATAATCCAAAATGATTGCGTAGTCTTCCATTTAATCACATCTTCGATGCTGTTTTTAATTAATATATTCAATATTGATTCAGGAGAATCTTTTAACTTAATTTTTTTGAGTTCTATACTTTAGATAGTTTGAATTATTATCTATACTTTTCTAGTATTTCTAATATCTTCTCCATATCTTCTTTTTTTTGTGTTCCCCTTTCTTTTGCAAATATCAGCCTTAAATCAGCCATATCTTCAGGCATAACATCTGCAAGTTTAATAGCTTGAGTTTTTTTAAGAGTTTCTGCAAGTTTCTCAACCAGTTTCTTTGCAGACTCTTCATCCATTTTTGAAAACTTTGTAACATGGTCAAAAGCAAGATTTTGCTCGTATGTAAGCTCATGCTGCTCTTGAAGCTCTTCAAGCATCTGTTTAACTTCTGCGATAGTGATAGGGTCGGTATCAATAACTTTTTTCCCAATCATCATTATCACTCTTGCATTTTAAGGTGTTCAGGTCTTATAATCAATTTTTTAGCTTTATTGCCATCGTTAATATCTACTATGTATGCTCTTCCCCTTTTTTCATCGACTTTTCCTGTTTTTCCATGGAAACGAGGATGTGGCTGGCCTTTGTGGACACTAGGATCAATTATAATATGGACTAAATCATTTTCATCGAAAGTTTGTATTTTTTTGGTAATTGGATTTGCTCTACTTACCCTTATGCTCTTTTTAAGTTTATATCGTGTCTTACTTCTAAAACCTCTGGATCTTCTCATTCTTAAACCTCCAAAATCCTCAAAAATCTTTGATTTTTGGGAGTGTTAGAAAAATACTTCGTATTTTTCTCAAATTTTGATTTTTGGGTTCAGGAAATCCCTCAATTTCTTGTGGCATGGATTTCCTTCAACTCCACAATTCAACTTTAAGTTATTAAAATGACTTAAATATTAATTTTTGAATTTAAAATATTTTTTTAGGTATTGAAACCTCATAATTTTGATTTAAAAGATGATTCAAAGGAAATATGGAAAAATTCGCAAATTTTAATTAGTTATCTCCTTGAATCATAAATTTATTTATATTAATGTGTAACTTCTAAAATATTATTTATGCTAACTTGCTTATTTTAATTTTTATTAAATTTAAACCTTATGAATATATGGTTAATATACTTTTTAAATATTGACCCTAATATAATTCATTTTGATTAATTATATCATAAATTGGATTTTATTAAAGATTTACTTCTAATACATCTAATTGAGTACAAAGTGCTTTAATTCCCAAAATTTCGGATATACTGGGCTTTGATCTGCCTTTATCACCAGATATAAGCTCTTTAATGTATAATCCTCCTTCACAATTCACGATCATTTCAAATTTGCGGGAATTAATCCATTTTGTAGATATTTGCTTTACATTCCGTGTTCTTATTTTATCGGCACGTCTATGGGCCACCCTTATAGGGGTGCGCTGCTCTATTGTCCCCAAGGAGTTTAATAAATCTAATTTTTCCTCTTTAATATCATCTTCAAGCTCAACAATTGCTTTGTAAACTTTGTATGTATCGGTAGATGAGCATTTTATCTGGCCTTTCCTCTCTCTTCCTGTAAACTTTAAATCATTGACTTCTACTTTTTTATCTGCAAATTTATTGATTTTTTCAGCGAGATGCTTTAAATCAAGATTTCTTATGTGGGGTTCTTTAATTTCAAGGACAAATGGCCGTCCAGTTCCGAGCATTTTAACATCAATATCTTCTCTGCCAGCCCCATGGAATTTAGAATCGCTACCGTTTGCAATTTTAACAGCTTCAGGTGAAATTAGCTCTTCAACTGTTTCGAGGTACTGTTTCCCTGTGTAATCGCAGCTTGGACAGCCTTTTCCTCTACATTTTCTGCAAGGCCATTTAGTTTGAGGAATTCCCCTAACAAGCTTTCTGTAACGTCCTTCAATAAAAAGAGGGTTTATTTGAATATCTATATTGTCCTCAACGAAATCTACCATTATCACGATGTTAGGACTGTCAAAATCAACTTCTTTATTAAAATTTGATTCTAATTTTTTCCCAATTTCTCTATTTATCTCTTTTTTAATGTTTTCAACGTCTAATTCAAGAAGTTCATGCATGTTTTCTTCTTTTTGGAGGACTTCAGGTAAAACACTACATCCCACAAGAAATGTTTCAAATTCAATTTTTTCTTGATTAATTTTATCCATTATCCTATCTATAATGTTATTTTCTACAATATCAAATATATTACTGCAGATATAACATGAATCTGTATTTAACTTATTATTATGATCTTTATTTACTATTTTCCTTACATATTCTCCCCGATATTTGTTATCGGGGCCTTTTACGATTTTGGAGAAATTTCGACCTAAACAATGGTCGCATAGTTTCCATTGGGCAATTTCCATAACTTGAACTGCTTTTTTGGTAATTTTTGATTCCATCTTATATCATCCTTAATAATAGTGAATTAAATTTTAATTAAATAAAATGATGCTGTATTTAATGCAAAAATAGTGAAATTAAACAACTGATTTCATCGCATCATCTGTTTCATCATCTGCCCTAAAGGACCGCCCATTTTACGTTTTCCAAATCCTTTCATGGCCTTTTTAGTAACATTATAATATTTTAAAAGTTCTTTAACATCTTCATTACGCATACCTGCTCCTCTTGCAATTCTTTTTACACGGGATTGCTTTATCACTTCAGGATGTGTTAATTCATGCTCAGTCATGGAGTCCATCAGGATTTTATATTTAGTTAGCTTTTCTTCTGTCATTTGGGAAGCGTTTTTAGGGAGTTTTCCTCCCATTCCTGGAATCATATTCATAACCTGCTGCATTGGTCCCATTTTATTCATCATTTCAAACTGGGAATACATTTCTTTAAGGGTGAATTTCCCGCTTAACATGGCATCCATGCTTTCTGTGTCTAGATCTTCTTCAGCTATCTCTTCTGCCTTTTCAAGGAGTGATTTAATGTCTCCCATTCCCAAAAGTCTTGAAATAAACCTTTCAGGGTCAAATGCTTCAAAGTCATCGACTCTTTCACCAGTACCTATGAATTTTATTGGTGCTCCAATCTCTGAAACTGCTGAAAGCGCGCCACCACCCTTTGCAGAACCATCAAGCTTAGTTATAACAATGGATCCCACATCTGTGGCTTTATTAAATGCAAGAGCCTGTTCACGGGCTTGCTGACCAATAGTACCATCAATAACAAGCATCACTTCGTTTGGTTTTACAATGGCTGATAATTGTACCATTTCGTCAAGAAGGTCTTTTTCTTCTTTGTGACGTCCTGCAGTATCTATAATTATAATGTCTTGCTTTTTAAACTCTTCAAGACCTTTTTTTGCAAGGTCAAGGGCGTCCTTATTTTCGGGGTCGCCATAAAGCGGGACATTCATGTTTTCAGTGAGTTGGCGGAGTTGCTCAAATGCTGCAGGTCTCCATGTGTCTGTACTTACAACTGCAGGGTTAAATCCTTTTTTCTGCAGGTATTTTGCAAGTTTTCCAATTGAAGTTGTTTTACCACTTCCTTGAAGTCCTACAAACATTATTTTGTATGGTTTAGCGTCAACTTCTACTTCTTCCGCCTTTTTACCAATAAGATTTACCAGTTCCTCATAAACTATGGTCACTACGTATTCTCTGGGCGTAATTCCTTTTGGAGGCTCTTCTTTTAGAGCTCTTTCTTCTATTGTTTTTGATAGTTTGAAAACAAGCTTAATATTGACATCTGATTGAATAAGCGCTCTTTGTATGTCTTTTATAACCTCTTTTACCACTTCTTCATCGATTATAGGCATACCTGCTAATTTTTTCATTGTGTTTGTCAAATTTTTACCTAGATTTCCTAACATGATCTGCCTCACAAATTAAGTTTAATAAAATTAATTAGAATGAACATTTTAGATATAATATAATTAACTATACCTTATGTTATAAAAAATATCTTATTATAATTAATGATCTAAAAAAGATGAGGCTATTAACATATTTTAACAATAATGTTTTATTTAATTTAAATTTTGATTAATCAAAACAAAAAAGGGCATAAATTATATTATGGTGGTAAAATGCTGGATAAACTTAAAAAAACACTTGTAAAATCACCTATTGTAAAGAAGGGTGAAT is a window of Methanobacterium sp. DNA encoding:
- the cbiE gene encoding precorrin-6y C5,15-methyltransferase (decarboxylating) subunit CbiE, which translates into the protein MSKLYIVGIGPGSNDYLTEASRKAVKLSDVVIGSKRALDLFQKDEKIELNAQNMKDIMKQAINMVKDGKNVSILSTGDPGFSGILKPILKLNSNMDIEVIPGVSSVQLCAAKLKISWDEANIITLHGKGTSKHVLDVIGNGKPTMILPDFKPAELAQFLIENDVDPDRKVTICEKLSYDDEKVVETLLKNVLEMEFSYMGIMVLY
- a CDS encoding cupin domain-containing protein; the protein is MIIRDIKNCNYFQALDKTSICELLHPDRDNEDLKIDFSIAHAILNVDESSIAHKIKNSVEIYYILEGNGTMHIDDDSEDVQPGQVIYIPANSNQYIENTGNKELKFLCIVSPMWREEDEELVKK
- a CDS encoding methyltransferase, translated to MIKHNGNVFYTHPKVYEPAEDTFLLAENLNIKRRDEVLEIGTGTGLIAITCAQKSRKVVATDINKYAVKCALKNTISNRTYNVELREGNLFKPVEGEKFDLILFNTPYLPTDEEEKIDEELNDAWDGGTNGRATIDQFLEGVKEHLKENGRVQLVQSSLSNNDKTIAKLEELGFEAEITARQKAFFEEIVVITGTLKE
- a CDS encoding carboxymuconolactone decarboxylase family protein; amino-acid sequence: MNQNPFELFQKECPEVAARFNDLVEAQKALEGLDAKTKQLINIAIQTANRNVKGVQMHAMMAKNEGATREEIVGAVVLNLHHSGLASILDCLPAAIDGFEGKM
- a CDS encoding winged helix-turn-helix transcriptional regulator yields the protein MEKNFYEWLEEPEEMIGFLFWKITYLWQRKMNKSLKKADLTHTHFALLSGAAWLQKEGEIITQTKLANFTQTNVMVTSKIIKILENKNFIERRNEGDDTRAKYVYITEKGLETLGKASKITEEVNQEFFEPLGDEKEHFTHNMWTLLYSKFDGDDFK
- a CDS encoding NAD(P)H-dependent oxidoreductase; this translates as MKNIFVFIGSPLKERSNTYTLTKMMIDKLLKLDNSIKFDLITARDVNIQACKGCWSCMNQGTCPLDKIDDMAFLKRKMLDSDFIIWGSPVYAMQVSGQMKVFLDRLASWYHTFRLAGKPGITVSTTAGAGLEEVHEYLKLVLNMAGVKVVSSLETYGTLPETLIDPENALKSAHKMVYEIYPYLTGEKTVETDKGLEYSFQVNKNKVIYGAEVLKADHRYWKENKMLEMNSFEELLNEIN
- a CDS encoding 16S ribosomal RNA methyltransferase A, with the translated sequence MLVKETLKILKENDIRLNKRKGQNYLIDSNILQKITASADLSKNDTILEIGAGIGTLTIPLAEHAGKVIAIEQDAKIAAILEKRLTELAISNVEVIAADAVKMDFPEFNKVISNLPYKISSPITFKLLEYNFDYAILMYQLEFAQRMVAKPGESNYSRLSLMLHFYADIEILFEVSKHAFFPNPKISSAVIKLVPNKKEDVDEFFKHTSRALFQHKKKKVRNALLDSFHEIADVDKKTAKEIVSKLDPKMVSERVVKLNPDDVMKISKELKFYLSIFN
- a CDS encoding DUF655 domain-containing protein; protein product: MEDYAIILDYLPLGYIKEGMPSYKRKPVAQAVGKEEFTLLELIPKEDVSLEIHQKVYIGSGKRDEIARVNRRLNYDDLTATAKIELNYVIEEIIKAKEDKFVEFFNDAGPISTRLHQLELLPGIGKKHMWDIIKVRKEKAFDSFDDIKQRVPMLADPVKLISKRILLELEITGDKTGKRKYVLFTRPPTKKH
- a CDS encoding DNA-directed RNA polymerase subunit F; its protein translation is MIGKKVIDTDPITIAEVKQMLEELQEQHELTYEQNLAFDHVTKFSKMDEESAKKLVEKLAETLKKTQAIKLADVMPEDMADLRLIFAKERGTQKKEDMEKILEILEKYR
- a CDS encoding 50S ribosomal protein L21e; protein product: MRRSRGFRSKTRYKLKKSIRVSRANPITKKIQTFDENDLVHIIIDPSVHKGQPHPRFHGKTGKVDEKRGRAYIVDINDGNKAKKLIIRPEHLKMQE
- a CDS encoding tRNA pseudouridine(54/55) synthase Pus10 encodes the protein MESKITKKAVQVMEIAQWKLCDHCLGRNFSKIVKGPDNKYRGEYVRKIVNKDHNNKLNTDSCYICSNIFDIVENNIIDRIMDKINQEKIEFETFLVGCSVLPEVLQKEENMHELLELDVENIKKEINREIGKKLESNFNKEVDFDSPNIVIMVDFVEDNIDIQINPLFIEGRYRKLVRGIPQTKWPCRKCRGKGCPSCDYTGKQYLETVEELISPEAVKIANGSDSKFHGAGREDIDVKMLGTGRPFVLEIKEPHIRNLDLKHLAEKINKFADKKVEVNDLKFTGRERKGQIKCSSTDTYKVYKAIVELEDDIKEEKLDLLNSLGTIEQRTPIRVAHRRADKIRTRNVKQISTKWINSRKFEMIVNCEGGLYIKELISGDKGRSKPSISEILGIKALCTQLDVLEVNL
- the ffh gene encoding signal recognition particle protein; translated protein: MLGNLGKNLTNTMKKLAGMPIIDEEVVKEVIKDIQRALIQSDVNIKLVFKLSKTIEERALKEEPPKGITPREYVVTIVYEELVNLIGKKAEEVEVDAKPYKIMFVGLQGSGKTTSIGKLAKYLQKKGFNPAVVSTDTWRPAAFEQLRQLTENMNVPLYGDPENKDALDLAKKGLEEFKKQDIIIIDTAGRHKEEKDLLDEMVQLSAIVKPNEVMLVIDGTIGQQAREQALAFNKATDVGSIVITKLDGSAKGGGALSAVSEIGAPIKFIGTGERVDDFEAFDPERFISRLLGMGDIKSLLEKAEEIAEEDLDTESMDAMLSGKFTLKEMYSQFEMMNKMGPMQQVMNMIPGMGGKLPKNASQMTEEKLTKYKILMDSMTEHELTHPEVIKQSRVKRIARGAGMRNEDVKELLKYYNVTKKAMKGFGKRKMGGPLGQMMKQMMR